A genomic window from Dermacentor silvarum isolate Dsil-2018 chromosome 9, BIME_Dsil_1.4, whole genome shotgun sequence includes:
- the LOC119463401 gene encoding fasciculation and elongation protein zeta-2 isoform X3 has protein sequence MRDVKMAELKVEAPLARTEEWSDFSDFQSSEDVENSNASTKSTPTTDSSSGGGNNGVAANDNSFADCNFSETFSNSLEDLVNTFDDKITKCFCDYDENVEKLAPVQIRTQEEILNECQTWWTITGNFGNILPIDWSKSYARKLQLPALNLNERAKSERLDGGLDNGSDDEEELAKDLDLHALILSSLQQEPIFTAEQVLEEIDEIMQENGPSEGVPSPDGSPEKTANDAMTKHAISSLVYGERLKTLSTAELNEVLVELERLIREHSETLIQELALRDELEFEKELKNTFISLLLSVQNKRRHFHIDRRKGRPANHGVPEPKYLTTVIPYNVDKGPPNNASLQILIKILRAINDDSPTVPTLLTDYILKVLCPT, from the exons TGAAGGTGGAGGCGCCGCTAGCGCGCACCGAAGAGTGGTCAGACTTCAGCGATTTCCAGAGCTCCGAGGACGTGGAGAACTCGAACGCGTCGACCAAATCGACGCCCACCACCGACAGTAGTAGCGGCGGCGGCAACAACGGCGTGGCAGCCAACGACAACTCCTTCGCGGACTGCAACTTCAGCGAGACGTTCTCCAACTCGCTCGAGGATCTGGTGAACACCTTCGACGACAAGATCACAAAGTGCTTCTGCGACTACGACGAGAACGTGGAGAAGCTAGCGCCCGTGCAAATCCGAACGCAGGAGGAGATTTTGAACGAGTGTCA GACTTGGTGGACGATCACTGGCAACTTTGGCAACATCCTGCCCATCGACTGGTCCAAGTCTTACGCCAGGAAACTGCAGCTGCCAGCGCTCAACCTCAATGAACGAGCG AAATCGGAGCGTCTGGATGGTGGACTTGACAATGGCTCGGACGATGAAGAAGAGCTGGCCAAGGACCTGGACCTTCACGCACTCATCCTCTCCAGTCTACAGCAGGAGCCTATCTTCACAGCCGAGCAGGTGCTTGAGGAGATTGACGAGATCATGCAG GAAAACGGCCCTTCCGAAGGGGTTCCATCGCCGGACGGCTCCCCGGAGAAGACGGCCAACGATGCCATGACCAAACATGCCATCTCGTCACTCGTCTATGGGGAAA GGCTCAAGACGCTCTCGACGGCTGAGCTGAACGAGGTGCTAGTGGAGCTGGAGCGGCTGATCCGCGAGCACTCGGAGACGCTCATCCAGGAGCTGGCACTGCGGGACGAGCTCGAGTTTGAGAAGGAACTCAAGAACACCTTCATCTCTTTGCTGCTCAGTGTGCAGAACAAGCGTCGGCACTTCCACATCGACCGGCGCAAGGGGCGCCCGGCCAACCACGGTGTGCCCGAACCCAAG TATCTCACCACGGTGATCCCTTACAACGTTGACAAGGGCCCTCCAAACAACGCCTCCTTACAGATCCTCATCAAAA TTCTCCGCGCCATCAATGATGACAGCCCCACAGTGCCGACGCTCTTGACAGATTACATCCTGAAAG TTTTATGTCCAACGTAA